A single Vigna radiata var. radiata cultivar VC1973A chromosome 8, Vradiata_ver6, whole genome shotgun sequence DNA region contains:
- the LOC106772438 gene encoding tubby-like F-box protein 3 has protein sequence MSFRSIIAERKGFEFKFGYSMRSRSQSHSDAIVQDRLVVLDGLKQSCWANMPPELLRDVLMRIEASEDSWPARKHVVACAGVCRSWREIMKEIVKSPQISGNLTFPISLKQPGPRGSLLQCYIKRNHSNKTYYLFLGLNQASTEDGKFLLSARKCRRATHTDYIISLNCDDVSRGSNTYIGKLRSNFLGTKFTVYDAHPPIYGAKVTKSRSTRLVSLKQVSPRLPSGNYPIAHVSYDLNVLGSRGPRIMHCVMDAIPASAVEPGGVAPTQTQFLHSRIDTSPSIPFFRSKSTRMDSLTSEPLTCQEEGMLVLQNKSPRWHEQLQFWCLNFNGRVTVASVKNFQLVASPKNGVSEQAQENVILQFGKVGKDVFTMDYQYPISAFEAFAICLSSFDTKIACE, from the exons ATGTCGTTTAGGAGTATCATCGCGGAGAGGAAGGGATTTGAGTTTAAGTTTGGGTATAGTATGAGATCCAGGTCACAGTCACACAGTGATGCCATTGTCCAGGATCGTTTGGTGGTACTTGATGGGTTGAAGCAGAGTTGTTGGGCTAACATGCCCCCTGAGCTTTTGAGGGATGTGCTCATGAGGATTGAGGCTTCTGAGGATTCCTGGCCTGCCCGAAAACACGTCGTCGCCTGTGCCGGAGTGTGCCGCAGTTGGAGAGAAATCATGAAGGAAATTGTCAAATCCCCTCAAATATCTGGCAACTTGACATTTCCAATCTCCTTGAAGCAG CCTGGTCCAAGGGGCTCTCTTCTTCAGTGCTATATTAAACGAAATCACagtaataaaacatattatctGTTTCTTGGTTTAAACCAAG CCTCAACTGAGGATGGCAAGTTCCTTCTTTCTGCACGCAAGTGTCGACGTGCAACTCACACTGACTATATCATTTCTCTTAACTGTGATGATGTCTCAAGAGGGAGTAATACCTATATTGGGAAGCTGAG GTCAAACTTTTTGGGCACCAAATTCACTGTGTATGATGCACATCCTCCAATTTATGGAGCCAAAGTTACAAAGTCTCGTTCCACCAGGCTAGTCAGTCTGAAGCAAGTTTCTCCCAGACTTCCTTCTGGCAACTACCCCATTGCTCATGTCTCGTATGATCTGAATGTTTTGGGCTCTAG AGGCCCTAGAATAATGCACTGTGTTATGGATGCCATCCCTGCCTCAGCTGTTGAACCTGGAGGTGTGGCCCCAACACAAACTCAATTTCTTCATAGCAGAATTGATACTTCTCCATCCATCCCTTTCTTCAGATCAAAATCAACCCGCATGGATAGTCTCACGTCAGAACCTTTGACTTGTCAAGAGGAGGGGATGCTGGTACTGCAAAACAAGTCCCCCAGGTGGCATGAACAACTTCAATTCTGGTGTCTTAACTTCAACGGACGTGTGACAGTTGCTTCAGTTAAAAATTTCCAGCTGGTTGCTTCTCCAAAAAATGGAGTTTCTGAGCAGGCTCAGGAAAATGTTATTCTACAGTTTGGAAAAGTTGGTAAGGATGTATTCACCATGGATTATCAATATCCAATCTCCGCCTTTGAAGCATTTGCAATATGCCTTAGCAGCTTTGACACCAAGATTGCTTGTGAATGA